The following proteins come from a genomic window of Lolium rigidum isolate FL_2022 chromosome 5, APGP_CSIRO_Lrig_0.1, whole genome shotgun sequence:
- the LOC124652826 gene encoding uncharacterized protein LOC124652826, with protein sequence MSDWGPVVIAVVLFVLLSPGLLLQLPGKHHFVEFGNMHTSAMSILVHAIIYFALVALFVIVIGVHITTD encoded by the coding sequence ATGTCGGACTGGGGTCCGGTGGTGATCGCGGTGGTGCTGTTCGTGCTGCTGTCGCCGGGGCTGCTGCTGCAGCTACCCGGGAAGCACCACTTCGTCGAGTTCGGCAACATGCACACCAGCGCCATGTCCATCCTCGTCCACGCCATCATCTACTTCGCGCTCGTCGCGctcttcgtcatcgtcatcggAGTACACATCACAACCGACTAG